Genomic segment of Chrysiogenes arsenatis DSM 11915:
AGACCACGGACAGGAAACCTGCGACTGACAACGGCGGCGGCATGGCAGGGTTTCCCATGTGAAATTGTGGTGTAAATAGGGGGAAACCAAATCGTAATCGGCGGCTAGGTGCATCTCTTCACGGCGCCACTCTCCCTCGGGTGGCGTGCGGTACGCTTTCCAACTACCACAAGGCAACTCGCACGCTTGTCCCTGACAAACCGTACGCAAGTTGTGCTCGGGAAAGAAATACACCCACGCCAAACGACGTGAAAAGAGCGCATTGCCCTCCATATCAACACTCAGCACTTTGACGGGTTGCAGCACGCGACGATACATCCCACGCCCCGGATCTTCTGCGACACACTCTTCGAGACGATCGAGCACCCGCATCGTACGATACGGGTCATGAAACGTCATCACCTCGCCGGAAATCATCGTCCCCGCACCCTTCTCACACTGTACCATCCCCGGATATCCCATCGGCAACGCGTACAGTATACCGGCACAAAACGCAGGCTCTACCGTCACCACCTGCTCGCGCAGATAGCGACGAAAGTTGCTGTAACGCGCCATCAAGCTCCCGTAAAAAAAGAAATATGGTGTTTTGGCGGTATCAACCCGCTGAATTTGCGCCCGCTCCTGCCCTTTCGGGAGCAGCGTAGGCCAGAGAAAGGTACCTGGCTCAAAAATTCGCCGTTGCGGTTGACGCCAACGAACAACCAGAACGCGATACCCATCATGCACCTGCTCGGCCACCATTTCGCACTCGCGAAACGGTAGAAAAAAACGGTTCCCCAAACGCTCTAGCGCCGTTTTTTCCCCAGCAATAAGGTACACGCCTCCGTAGCGGAGCAACCGC
This window contains:
- a CDS encoding gamma-glutamylcyclotransferase, producing the protein MVRIQTLLELLPIAPEEIFQVLSLSPQQATEIDDFFPNAHTILPHPEQLEFFTTGSYPQQPLPFADRSFDVICAVDCFHTFVRPSEALWEILRLLRYGGVYLIAGEKTALERLGNRFFLPFRECEMVAEQVHDGYRVLVVRWRQPQRRIFEPGTFLWPTLLPKGQERAQIQRVDTAKTPYFFFYGSLMARYSNFRRYLREQVVTVEPAFCAGILYALPMGYPGMVQCEKGAGTMISGEVMTFHDPYRTMRVLDRLEECVAEDPGRGMYRRVLQPVKVLSVDMEGNALFSRRLAWVYFFPEHNLRTVCQGQACELPCGSWKAYRTPPEGEWRREEMHLAADYDLVSPYLHHNFTWETLPCRRRCQSQVSCPWSPR